In Aspergillus luchuensis IFO 4308 DNA, chromosome 1, nearly complete sequence, the following are encoded in one genomic region:
- a CDS encoding alpha/beta hydrolase (CAZy:CE10;~COG:V;~EggNog:ENOG410PIXW;~InterPro:IPR002168,IPR033140,IPR029058,IPR013094;~MEROPS:MER0034960;~PFAM:PF07859;~go_function: GO:0016787 - hydrolase activity [Evidence IEA]), whose protein sequence is MSKLDNPLGLLAAILVRVPLIFKTILLHAIRMSPVTGKQDLRTELTVAIIRSFLVFSSPVGKQQRDSMRDPGIKGPMWVSKVTFPKPEEDVQDAVIKAIEDLKKGDETYNIPGVTPLEAEWTGYRSGVHKNAPQPDISEEAKYEELKKEAKEDMVILYLHGGAYFLCDPCTHRPLVAQLSKRTSARVLSVRYRLAPQNPFPAALVDALTAYLALVSPPPGSLHEPVAPNKIIVSGDSAGGNLCLVLLQTLLTLRRVCPTVRFHGRDVPIELPAGLAISSPWCDITRSMPSVHHNSVYDFLSPPTQDPETAYRPLAVPEDDVWPVKPPRVDLYTNASALLHPLVSPVAGRDEIWKGAPPVFISMGEEGLTDEGLVVARKMHRVGVPVIVEQFEGMPHVFGQVFLGTPSSRRFLDDTAQFCRDVMAGKITADTPTPAKITFIGYKLQSVREIPLETAVPLTDEEVDAVLEKGKQWRLEGEKLLEREWVEKAKL, encoded by the exons ATGAGCAAACTAGACAACCCCCTCGGCCTGTTGGCGGCAATCCTCGTGCGAGTTCCCCTCATTTTCAAAACCATTCTCCTACATGCCATTCGTATGTCGCCAGTTACGGGGAAACAAGACCTGCGCACCGAGTTGACTGTCGCTATCATTCGCTCATTCCTCGTTTTTAGCTCGCCCGTCGGCAAGCAGCAAAGAGATAGCATGCGCGACCCCGGTATTAAGGGTCCCATGTGGGTGTCCAAGGTGACATTCCCCAAGCCAGAAGAGGATGTCCAGGATGCGGTTATTAAAGCCATTGAAGACCTGAAGAAGGGCGACGAAACTTATAATATCCCTGGAGTAACCCCGCTTGAGGCAGAGTGGACGGGGTATCGGAGCGGCGTGCACAAGAATGCGCCGCAGCCGGATATCTCGGAAGAAGCCAAGTatgaggagctgaagaaggaggcgaaggaggatatGGTGATTTTGTATCTCCATGGAGGAGCGTATTT CCTTTGCGACCCGTGCACCCATCGCCCGCTCGTCGCTCAGCTGTCGAAACGAACCAGTGCCCGTGTTCTATCGGTGCGCTACCGTCTTGCGCCTCAGAATCCGTTCCCTGCTGCTCTCGTTGATGCCCTTACTGCATACCTTGCGCTCGTCTCCCCGCCTCCGGGCTCTCTTCACGAGCCCGTCGCGCCGAACAAGATCATCGTCTCCGGTGATTCAGCCGGAGGAAACCTTTGTCTCGTTTTGCTCCAAACGCTCCTCACACTCCGTCGCGTCTGTCCTACCGTCCGCTTTCATGGACGTGATGTCCCCATCGAACTTCCCGCCGGCCTAGCTATCAGCTCCCCTTGGTGCGACATCACTCGCTCTATGCCATCCGTCCACCACAACTCGGTCTACGACTTCCTGAGTCCTCCCACCCAGGATCCTGAAACAGCCTACCGCCCACTTGCTGTGCCTGAAGACGACGTCTGGCCTGTCAAGCCACCTCGTGTGGACCTCTACACGAACGCCAGCGCCCTTTTGCACCCACTCGTCAGCCCGGTGGCCGGCCGCGATGAGATTTGGAAAGGCGCACCGCCGGTGTTCATCTCCATGGGCGAGGAAGGTCTTACAGATGAGGGACTTGTTGTTGCCCGCAAAATGCACCGGGTTGGCGTCCCTGTGATTGTCGAGCAATTCGAAGGTATGCCGCATGTTTTCGGACAGGTCTTCTTGGGCACGCCTTCGTCTCGTCGCTTCTTGGACGACACGGCGCAGTTCTGTCGTGATGTCATGGCTGGCAAAATTACTGCCGATACCCCTACTCCGGCGAAGATTACCTTTATTGGATACAAGTTGCAGTCGGTTCGTGAGATTCCGCTCGAAACCGCTGTTCCTTTGACGGATGAAGAGGTGGATGCGGTTTTGGAGAAGGGTAAGCAGTGGcggttggagggggagaaacTCCTGGAAcgggagtgggtggagaaggcgaagctATAG
- a CDS encoding uncharacterized protein (COG:S;~EggNog:ENOG410PR6N), giving the protein MSFLARIAPAARTASLSLRPTTTPALSVGATRSISATARRDKGPIDATKETLKKADRKVSDAAVKGIEVGENAAEKVKGTVSSTASEAKAKTDELSGEASQVAGKGKGKAEETLGTAKGKAQEAAGEVKGKAKETAGRF; this is encoded by the exons ATGTCTTTCCTCGCCCGCATTGCTCCCGCTGCTCGCACAGCTTCGCTGTCTCTCCGACCTACCACTACTCCCGCTCTCTCTGTCGGGGCTACCCGCTCGATCTCCGCCACTGCCCGTCGAGACAAGGGTCCCATCGATGCCACCAAGGAGACCCTGAAGAAGGCTGACCGCAAGGTTTCGGACGCCGCTGTGAAGGGCATTGAAGTGGGAG AAAACGCCGCCGAGAAGGTCAAGGGCACCGTTAGCAGCACCGCCTCtgaggccaaggccaagacCGACGAACTGTCTGGTGAAGCATCCCAAGTGGccggcaagggcaagggcaaggctGAAGAGACACTCGGTACTGCTAAGGGCAAGGCAcaggaagctgctggagaggtcaagggcaaggccaagGAAACTGCTGGACGGTTTTAG